The following proteins come from a genomic window of Bactrocera dorsalis isolate Fly_Bdor chromosome 6, ASM2337382v1, whole genome shotgun sequence:
- the LOC105224444 gene encoding slo-interacting protein 1 gives MAEIDFVVLKVNGADINQLPEQKLVQMFLTAGEPLLVEIHRKYRSNESCITDSNYGKQDFDHIKSKSDVIQSCITDSNYCKQDFDHIKSKSDVIQTTPNAETTKGVPVKNSSSNTSFKIKLVVATNQSQSTKSLENCLERVCKTTQTDTSYFLYDSSKKAADHFVEHEHNLLNQCMAPEIDVEEITLRKSDSNERLGLIVCYNSSASNGNSGEHNGAFSSSDDNDVCTEVYISGIQPDSVAGRDGRLRQGDQILQINGKDIKNKEETELLIAENNNAVTLLVSRYLFAEEDEFNEPLLADIEIDEEDDAEDEEYYVENNMIYENCFPQNAATPDLEKALVSHHDNKSKKKKSTFIEQRPSLTTVHSTAVTILAHPSNFKQRDVDTANSPEKNPIIGCEKSIEQLPSPALQQNIKKEHHNLSKRSLRPSKADQLIFRTLTTLGSSRNKLNDQRDSNYDTAEHIYETIPEDSELEPVYCSPYESSTYVTALGSCSSAATDSLQQLQQKKNLVKWLDVCSTPMTGSENAIKESGRSTSSCIRKYWNSDTNKKNNTVSSTLTTITNGSSSSGGSANSGVGNKIDFLQDEDLDQSYNTGGSNNSTVQLISALNPNGKRYGVREDCKTQNIQQSKAKTNHALTNIGSDSITQFTQTLSSNLGGSTDFRETVLLNATLEDQPNHQCNNESYQTFNKSVCREAMSQHQRYHLSQSLTRDKIFHLQSSCCPQFVAPNLSQYHFVSSQEVRTGSQLVTTVPLLTNTYVNQKPHSKDEGMVWKVKRRQDGTRYIVRRPARNRCMVQNRSIRFNPEHIRNRDISTTAEEDNMSEVKTGRYWPKEERKKHVERERERKQQNQCQLSRAVLVSKVCVKDQTSSKPFQQKRNALNQQYRTNQHRVIEHEANSIQQSYATATLQQHYQLQFNSSRIQKPLKMIGGCDSNETNGLSSTRYNEMQFISTKESVLETTEELGRITLAPLSESTITMNKLNGDGQCRPIALPSPQGVNLTNTSNFPTSAEDNGLKNFISRTSV, from the exons ATGGCCGAAATTGACTTTGTCGTTTTGAAG GTTAATGGCGCCGATATAAATCAGTTACCAGAACAAAAATTGGTTCAAATGTTCCTTACTGCCGGCGAGCCGTTGCTTGTAGAAATTCATAGGAAATATCGCTCTAACGAAAGCTGTATTACTGATAGCAATTATGGCAAACAAGATTTCGATCACATTAAATCAAAGTCGGATGTTATCCAAAGCTGTATTACTGATAGCAATTATTGCAAACAAGATTTCGATCACATTAAATCAAagtcggatgttattcaaactACTCCAAATGCAGAAACCACGAAAGGAGTACCGGTAAAAAATAGCTCTTCAAATAcatctttcaaaataaaattggttGTTGCTACAAACCAGTCACAGTCTACGAAAAGTTTAGAAAATTGTCTTGAGCGTGTGTGCAAGACAACTCAAACTGACACTAGTTATTTTCTCTATGATAGTTCAAAGAAAGCGGCTGATCATTTCGTTGAACATGaacataatttattaaatcaatGTATGGCACCAGAAATTGATGTAGAA GAAATAACACTGCGAAAGTCAGATAGCAACGAACGACTGGGATTAATTGTTTGTTATAATAGTTCCGCCAGCAACGGTAATAGCGGCGAACACAATGGTGCCTTTTCTAGTTCTGACGACAACGATGTCTGCACTGAAGTATACATAAGTGGCATACAACCGGATAGTGTAGCTGGAAGAGACGGTCGTTTGCGTCAAGGTGATCAAATACTTCAAATCAATGGGAAGgatatcaaaaataaagaagaaaccGAACTGTTAATAGCGGAAAATAATAATGCTGTAACTCTTTTAGTTAGCCGATATCTTTTTGCG GAGGAGGACGAGTTCAACGAACCTTTGTTGGCTGATATAGAAATCGATGAAGAAGATGACGCCGAGGATGAAGAGTATTACGTTGAAAATAATATGATTTATGAGAATTGTTTTCCACAGAATGCAGCCACTCCAGATTTAGAAAAGGCTTTAGTAAGTCATCAcgacaataaaagcaaaaaaaaaaaatctacttttattgaacaaagaccCTCACTAACAACAGTACATTCTACCGCCGTGACAATATTAGCCCATCCTAGTAATTTCAAGCAAAGAGATGTAGATACTGCAAATAGCCCGGAAAAGAATCCCATCATAGGTTGTGAGAAAAGTATTGAGCAGTTGCCTAGTCCTGCTTtacagcaaaatataaaaaaggagcACCATAACTTATCAAAAAGGAGTTTACGGCCATCCAAAGCTGACCAGCTTATTTTTCGTACACTAACAACGCTAGGATCatcaagaaataaattaaatgatcaAAGAGATAGCAATTACGATACGGCAGAACATATATATGAAACTATACCAGAGGATTCAGAATTAGAGCCAGTGTATTGCTCTCCCTACGAGAGTTCAACATATGTTACTGCGTTGGGGTCCTGTTCATCTGCCGCTACCGACTCTTTGCAACAGttgcaacaaaagaaaaatttagtaaaatggTTAGATGTATGTTCTACTCCTATGACGGGATCGGAAAATGCTATCAAAGAATCTGGACGAAGTACTAGCAGTTGTATTCGTAAATACTGGAATAGcgatacaaataaaaaaaataatactgtCTCCAGTACCTTAACAACTATAACCAATGGATCAAGTAGTAGTGGAGGCAGCGCAAATAGCGGTGTGGGcaataaaatagattttttgcAAGATGAAGATCTTGATCAATCTTACAATACGGGAGGATCAAATAATAGTACGGTTCAACTCATCTCGGCACTTAATCCAAATGGTAAGCGTTATGGTGTACGTGAGGACTGCAAAACGCAGAATATCCAACAGTCAAAGGCCAAAACTAATCATGCCTTGACTAACATCGGAAGCGATAGCATAACACAGTTTACACAAACTCTAAGCAGTAATCTGG GTGGTTCAACAGATTTTCGCGAAACTGTTTTATTGAATGCAACTTTAGAAGATCAACCAAACCACCAATGTAATAATGAATCTTACCAGACCTTTAACAAAAGTGTGTGCCGAGAAGCGATGTCACAACATCAACGCTATCATTTGTCTCAATCACTGACGCGGGATAAAATTTTTCATCTACAGAGCTCATGCTGCCCTCAATTCGTTGCACCAAACCTAAGTCAATATCATTTTGTTAGCAGTCAAGAG GTAAGAACGGGTTCTCAGCTGGTAACAACAGTACCTTTACTTACCAACACTTACGTTAACCAAAAACCTCATTCGAAAGATGAAGGTATGGTTTGGAAAGTTAAACGTCGTCAAGATGGAACAAGATATATTGTTCGTCGTCCTGCTCGTAACCGCTGCATGGTACAAAATCGTTCTATTCGTTTTAATCCAGAGCACATTCGTAATAGAGATATTTCAACAACCGCGGAGGAGGATAATATGTCAGAGGTAAAAACAGGACGTTACTGGCCCAAAGAAGAACGAAAAAAACATGTTGAGCGTGAAAGagaacgaaaacaacaaaatcagTGTCAACTATCTAGGGCTGTTCTCGTATCTAAAGTCTGTGTGAAAGATCAAACTTCCTCAAAACCGTTTCAACAAAAGAGAAATGCCTTAAATCAGCAATATCGAACGAACCAGCACAGGGTTATTGAACATGAAGCTAATAGTATTCAACAATCCTATGCTACTGCCACCTTGCAACAGCATTATCAACTGCAATTCAATTCATCACGGATACAGAAACCTTTGAAAATGATCGGTGGATGTGATTCTAATGAAACAAACGGCCTTTCTAGTACTAGGTACAATGAAATGCAGTTCATATCAACAAAAGAGTCGGTGCTTGAAACAACCGAGGAGTTAGGTAGAATAACTTTGGCACCACTGTCGGAATCTACCATAACCATGAACAAACTAAACGGCGATGGACAATGCAGGCCAATAGCGTTGCCGAGTCCTCAAGGTGTTAATCTTACAAACACTTCGAATTTTCCAACTTCCGCTGAAGACAatggattaaaaaattttatatcccGGACTTCGGTTTAA